In Erpetoichthys calabaricus chromosome 4, fErpCal1.3, whole genome shotgun sequence, one genomic interval encodes:
- the gja3 gene encoding gap junction alpha-3 protein, with protein MGDWSFLGRLLENAQEHSTVIGKVWLTVLFIFRILVLGAAAEEVWGDEQSDFTCNIQQPGCENVCYDKAFPISHIRFWVLQIIFVSTPTLIYLGHVLHIVRMEEKKKEKEAELRKSQRHLEEKELLFKNDGAVTGKKERLPIRDEHGKIRIRGALLRTYVFNIIFKTIFEIGFIVGQYFLYGFELKPLYRCNRWPCPNIVDCFISRPTEKTIFIIFMLVVACISLLLNLLEIYHLGWKKIKQGMTNGLSPDQELPCHKVDLEPNTTSPRTAPASLSYPPYYTEVVAGGPQDYPEAPTAEFKMAPLSVDQHQAPPFYINNNNHRLATEQNWANLATEQQTRERKPASLSASTISSVHNEQNQDTTADASSGSASGRKSEEDECHVTTTTVEMHEPPALSDVRRFSRASKGSGSKARSDDLAV; from the coding sequence ATGGGTGACTGGAGCTTTTTGGGCAGACTTTTGGAAAATGCACAAGAACACTCGACGGTGATAGGCAAAGTCTGGCTGACCGTGCTCTTTATCTTCAGGATCCTGGTTCTGGGGGCTGCTGCTGAGGAAGTTTGGGGAGATGAGCAATCTGACTTCACGTGCAACATCCAGCAGCCTGGTTGTGAGAACGTCTGCTACGACAAGGCCTTCCCTATCTCCCACATTCGCTTCTGGGTGCTTCAGATCATTTTTGTGTCAACGCCGACCCTCATTTACCTTGGTCATGTCCTGCATATTGTGCgaatggaggagaagaagaaggaaaaagaagcgGAGCTGCGCAAGTCACAAAGACATCTGGAGGAAAAGGAGCTCCTCTTTAAAAACGACGGCGCAGTGACAGGTAAAAAAGAGCGGCTTCCCATCCGAGACGAGCATGGTAAAATCCGCATTAGGGGAGCGCTTTTGCGTACCTACGTCTTCAATATCATCTTTAAGACCATATTTGAAATTGGATTTATTGTAGGTCAGTATTTTCTTTATGGTTTTGAACTAAAACCCCTGTACCGGTGTAACCGGTGGCCGTGCCCCAACATTGTGGACTGCTTTATTTCTCGTCCCACAGAAAAGACCATCTTCATCATATTTATGCTTGTGGTGGCTTGCATATCACTTTTGCTGAATTTGTTAGAGATTTATCACCTTGGCTGGAAGAAGATAAAACAGGGAATGACAAACGGGTTATCCCCGGACCAGGAACTCCCTTGCCACAAGGTTGACCTGGAACCCAATACCACAAGTCCCAGAACTGCCCCTGCCAGTCTTAGCTATCCACCTTATTACACTGAGGTCGTTGCGGGGGGTCCACAAGATTACCCTGAGGCCCCCACTGCAGAGTTCAAGATGGCACCGCTCTCCGTGGACCAGCACCAAGCACCTCCCTTctatattaacaacaacaaccacaGGCTGGCCACGGAGCAGAACTGGGCAAATCTCGCTACCGAGCAGCAGACTCGTGAGAGAAAGCCTGCCTCCCTTTCTGCCTCCACCATCAGCAGTGTCCACAACGAGCAAAACCAGGACACGACGGCAGACGCCAGCAGCGGAAGTGCGAGTGGCCGGAAAAGCGAGGAGGACGAGTGCCACGTGACCACCACTACTGTGGAGATGCACGAGCCTCCCGCGCTCAGCGACGTCCGGAGATTCAGCAGGGCGAGTAAAGGCAGTGGCAGCAAGGCCAGGTCCGATGACCTCGCTGTTTAA